Proteins encoded in a region of the Zea mays cultivar B73 chromosome 2, Zm-B73-REFERENCE-NAM-5.0, whole genome shotgun sequence genome:
- the LOC100383331 gene encoding Transcription factor PCF6 — translation MEVEAMGGAGGKRGRAKGAGAGAGAEPEPKRRAMAVAVQPPAAAPWAQQHPASRIYRVSRASGGKDRHSKVYTAKGIRDRRVRLSVATAIQFYDLQDRLGYDQPSKAIEWLIRAAAEAIDKLPSLDAAAGFPAHPASAKDHAPPVGDDDDHHHQQQQQLTRSGCSSTSETSKGSVLSLSRSESRVKARERARERNTVARDKDPAANDTTATTSAQAASFTELLTGMAAASAAPAQHKHQLRQSSVSWQPTIVSATTDYIGFAQPRKGGGHAMAHAFASPAPHLGNIASIAMAPAQHFGLASGAVTVASGGGGEPHAEMTHFSFLQDHFMPVHAAPAPAPASAPAGEYNLDFSMSSGLMGVNTRGALQSNSQPHISGHHHQQQQLQRLSTPLDAPNIPFLYSSAAAAAAAVTTPTTADGQFAAFQLWNGFQHADMKEKGKH, via the coding sequence ATGGAGGTGGAGGCCATGGGCGGCGCCGGGGGCAAGCGGGGCAGGGCcaagggcgcgggcgcgggcgcgggcgccgaGCCGGAGCCGAAGCGACGCGCGATGGCGGTGGCCGTGCagccgcccgccgccgcgccgtggGCGCAGCAGCACCCGGCCTCGCGGATCTACCGCGTCTCCCGGGCCTCCGGCGGCAAGGACCGCCACAGCAAGGTGTACACGGCCAAGGGCATCAGGGACCGCCGCGTCCGCCTCTCCGTTGCCACCGCCATCCAGTTCTACGACCTGCAGGACCGCCTCGGCTACGACCAGCCCAGCAAGGCCATCGAGTGGCTCATCAGGGCCGCTGCCGAGGCCATCGACAAGCTCCCCTCGCTCGACGCCGCCGCGGGCTTCCCCGCGCACCCGGCCTCCGCCAAGGACCACGCCCCGCCTGTcggtgacgacgacgaccaccaccaccagcagcagcagcagctcacGAGGTCCGGATGCAGCAGCACGTCCGAGACCAGCAAGGGCTCCGTCCTCTCCCTCTCCCGCTCCGAGAGCCGGGTCAAGGCGCGGGAGCGCGCAAGGGAGCGGAACACCGTTGCCAGGGACAAGGACCCCGCCGCCAACGacaccaccgccaccacctcgGCGCAGGCGGCGTCCTTCACCGAGCTGCTTACGGGGATGGCCGCGGCCAGCGCCGCCCCCGCTCAACACAAGCACCAGCTGCGGCAGTCGTCGGTGTCCTGGCAGCCGACGATTGTCTCCGCCACCACCGACTACATCGGGTTCGCGCAGCCCCGGAAGGGCGGGGGGCACGCGATGGCGCACGCCTTCGCCTCCCCCGCTCCTCACCTCGGCAACATTGCGTCCATCGCCATGGCCCCAGCGCAGCACTTCGGCTTGGCCAGtggtgccgtcaccgtcgcctccgggggcggcggcgagccgcacgccgagatgacgcacttctcgttCTTGCAGGACCATTTCATGCCCGTCCACGCGGCACCGGCGCCGGCCCCGGCGTCGGCTCCCGCCGGAGAATACAACCTCGACTTCTCCATGTCCTCGGGTCTTATGGGTGTCAACACTAGGGGGGCCCTTCAGTCCAATTCGCAGCCGCATATCTCCGGCCACcatcaccagcagcagcagctccagaggctgTCTACTCCACTGGACGCTCCCAACATACCCTTCCTGTACAGCTCTGCCGCCGCTGCAGCTGCGGCGGTCACCACGCCCACCACGGCCGACGGCCAGTTCGCCGCGTTCCAGCTCTGGAACGGGTTCCAGCACGCAGACATGAAGGAGAAGGGCAAGCACTGA